Proteins from one Suncus etruscus isolate mSunEtr1 chromosome 3, mSunEtr1.pri.cur, whole genome shotgun sequence genomic window:
- the LOC126003579 gene encoding alpha-1-antitrypsin-like, whose protein sequence is MLSSTTWGLLLWAALSCLVPSNLAEELQGEAVQDTEHAKMACHKIAPTLGDFSLSLYRQVAHESNKSNIFFSPMSIAAALALLSLGSKGETHTQILTAMEFNLTERAEADIHNGFQHLLHSVNEPNNQLQLSSGNGLFIQQGLKLEEKFLEDAKKMYHSDAFFVNFEETEDVKKQINDYVEKGTQGKITDLVKDLDKTAVFALINYIYFKGKWVKPFEAEHTQEEDFHVDPQTTVRVPMMNRLGMFHVHHCKELSSWVLLMDYHGNATAIFFLPDEGKMSQLQDNLSMEKLNKFLERSHPSSVNLKMPKLSISGTYDMKSILNKMGITKVFGNDADLSGITTDKPLKVSQALHKAVLNIDERGTEAAGATFMEAIPMSLPPDLFFDHPFVVMIYDTKANVPLFMGRVVDPTQM, encoded by the exons ATGCTGTCCTCCACTACATGGGGCCTACTCCTGTGGGCAGCCCTGAGCTGTCTGGTCCCAAGCAACCTGGCAGAGGAGCTCCAGGGAGAAGCAGTGCAGGACACAGAACATGCAAAGATGGCCTGCCATAAGATTGCCCCAACCTTGGGTGACTTCTCCTTAAGCTTGTACCGCCAGGTGGCACATGAGTCCAACAAATCCAACATCTTCTTCTCTCCCATGAGCATCGCTGCAGCCTTGGCTCTGCTCTCTCTGGGTTCCAAGGGTGAGACACACACCCAGATCCTGACAGCTATGGAATTCAACCTCACGGAGAGAGCAGAGGCTGACATCCACAATGGCTTCCAGCATCTTCTACACAGTGTTAATGAGCCCAACAACCAGCTGCAGCTGAGCAGTGGCAACGGCCTCTTCATTCAGCAAGGCTTGAAGCTGGAAGAGAAGTTCCTGGAAGATGCCAAGAAGATGTACCACTCAGATGCTTTCTTCGTTAACTTTGAGGAGACAGAAGACGTCAAGAAGCAGATCAACGATTATGTGGAGAAGGGCACCCAGGGCAAGATCACAGATTTAGTCAAAGACCTTGACAAAACTGCAGTATTTGCTCTCATCAATTACATTTACTTCAAAG GGAAATGGGTGAAGCCTTTTGAGGCTGAGCATACACAGGAAGAGGACTTCCATGTGGACCCGCAGACCACTGTCAGGGTGCCCATGATGAACCGTCTGGGCATGTTCCATGTCCACCACTGCAAGGAGCTGTCCAGTTGGGTGCTGCTCATGGACTACCATGGCAATGCCACAGCCATCTTCTTCCTGCCCGATGAAGGAAAGATGTCACAGCTGCAAGACAATCTCAGTATGGAGAAGCTTAACAAGTTTCTCGAAAGGTCACACCCCAG TTCTGTCAACTTAAAGATGCCCAAGCTGTCTATTTCTGGGACCTACGATATGAAAAGCATCTTGAACAAAATGGGCATCACCAAGGTCTTTGGTAATGATGCCGACCTCTCAGGGATCACCACAGATAAGCCCCTGAAAGTGTCTCAG GCCCTGCACAAGGCAGTGCTCAACATCGACGAGAGGGGCACAGAGGCAGCCGGGGCCACGTTCATGGAAGCCATCCCCATGTCTTTACCCCCAGACCTATTTTTTGACCACCCCTTTGTTGTAATGATCTATGACACAAAAGCTAATGTACCCTTATTCATGGGGAGGGTGGTAGACCCCACGCAAATGTGA